Proteins found in one Triticum aestivum cultivar Chinese Spring chromosome 4D, IWGSC CS RefSeq v2.1, whole genome shotgun sequence genomic segment:
- the LOC123096323 gene encoding uncharacterized protein isoform X1, with protein sequence MSSTDSSSETSDSDSSDLRPATSVGARRLFDRMPPGIDCIGALPDGILHHILSFLPAQEAVRTCVLAQRWRHLWKCTTGLRIVGNKGPFWRWLNGLLFVSRCLRTLVLSGVGLQGTTLDFSSCPALEDLTIGFSVINVGKISSLSLKCLSIFRCRSYLDDRVRVSAPCVVSLKLLGFSGITPLLESMPLLETAFLTLGAHGHHTSQDICQKYSQSGVYCGAKHDACTNCHANNDGSRNCVVLGAISNAKHLELISSFGTVIFTRDLKWCPTFDKLKNLILNDYWCMGPSFDALSCILKHSPVLEKLSLHLFKGLRANVKMKGSYSSMERSSVISEHLKVVDVKCSVVDENVVEVLKFLCTLNIRFCFV encoded by the exons ATGAGCTCGACGGACTCCTCCTCGGAGACATCAGACTCGGACTCATCGGACCTCCGGCCGGCGACCAG CGTCGGCGCCCGCCGCCTGTTCGACCGAATGCCTCCGGGGATCGACTGCATCGGCGCCCTCCCGGACGGGATCCTCCACCACATCCTGTCCTTCCTCCCGGCGCAGGAGGCGGTGCGGACGTGCGTGCTCGCCCAGCGCTGGCGCCACCTCTGGAAGTGCACCACTGGCCTGCGCATCGTCGGCAATAAGGGTCCTTTCTGGCGTTGGCTAAATGGCCTGCTCTTTGTCTCTCGGTGTCTGAGGACATTGGTCCTTTCTGGTGTTGGCTTACAAGGAACTACTCTTGATTTTTCTAGCTGCCCAGCATTGGAGGATCTCACGATTGGTTTCTCTGTCATCAATGTTGGCAAGATATCGTCCCTGTCCCTGAAGTGTTTGAGTATCTTTCGTTGCCGATCCTATCTGGATGACCGGGTCCGAGTTTCTGCTCCATGCGTTGTATCACTGAAACTATTGGGGTTTTCAGGTATTACCCCTTTGCTTGAAAGCATGCCATTGTTAGAGACAGCATTTCTGACTCTTGGCGCTCACGGGCACCATACCTCACAAGATATCTGTCAGAAATATAGCCAATCTGGGGTGTACTGTGGCGCTAAACATGATGCATGTACGAACTGTCATGCAAATAATGATGGCAGCAGAAATTGTGTGGTTCTCGGTGCTATCTCTAATGCTAAGCATTTGGAGTTGATATCTTCGTTTGGAACG GTTATTTTTACAAGGGATTTGAAATGGTGCCCTACATTCGACAAACTAAAGAATCTAATACTCAATGACTACTGGTGCATGGGCCCTAGCTTTGATGCTCTAAGTTGCATTCTCAAACACTCGCCCGTTCTAGAGAAGCTCAGTCTTCATCTTTTCAAG GGACTAAGAGCTAATGTTAAAATGAAAGGAAGCTACAGTTCAATGGAGAGATCTTCTGTGATATCTGAACACCTAAAGGTAGTCGATGTCAAGTGTTCTGTTGTTGATGAGAACGTTGTCGAAGTTCTGAAGTTCCTGTGTACACTTAACATAC GATTCTGTTTCGTGTAA
- the LOC123096322 gene encoding aspartic proteinase Asp1 isoform X2: protein MSSSSTTMAAIWALAIIHLLLLLPLLRSSIVFELHGDVYPTGLFYVTMNIGEPAKPYNLDVDTGSPLTWLECDAPLQSTHKGPHEAYRPTPTNVVPCDDERCVAVHRDLGLAHDCTRNPDQCDYVFGYKDGESSLGVLLADQFSLPTNNENRPNLAFGCGYDQEGGQEAGKKLVEADGVLGIGRGTGDLVSQLKQQGIITDNIFGHCLGVHGGGFLFFGGDRVPSAGVTWVPMAQNVGSHYSPGAATLNLNVQLEYPVGVTLEGSSLTKVDDDALAECWEENEPIQFVDDVKSKFKPLELTFGHGANQATMEIPPENYIVVTKTGKVCLGILNGSQIGLDRLNLIGGNTMQNYIMIYDNERARIGWARASCYEMPGLEPLIGSRL from the exons ATGTCTTCTTCCTCCACCACCATGGCTGCCATATGGGCTCTGGCCATTATCCACCTCCTTCTATTGCTCCCACTCCTGCGGTCCTCCATTGTGTTCGAGCTCCACGGCGACGTCTATCCTACTGG CCTCTTCTACGTTACCATGAACATTGGGGAACCCGCGAAGCCCTACAACCTTGACGTCGACACGGGCAGCCCCCTCACGTGGCTGGAGTGTGACGCCCCCCTCCAGAGCACTCACAAG GGGCCACACGAAGCGTACAGACCAACACCGACCAACGTGGTGCCATGTGATGATGAGCGCTGCGTGGCGGTGCACAGGGACCTCGGCCTCGCGCACGACTGCACTCGGAACCCAGACCAATGCGACTATGTGTTTGGTTACAAGGACGGCGAGTCATCCTTGGGCGTGCTCTTGGCCGACCAGTTCTCCCTCCCCACCAACAATGAGAACCGACCCAACCTTGCTTTCGG CTGTGGGTACGACCAGGAAGGTGGGCAAGAGGCAGGCAAGAAGCTGGTGGAGGCGGATGGCGTCCTCGGGATCGGCAGGGGGACGGGTGACCTCGTCTCCCAGCTAAAGCAACAAGGCATAATCACTGACAATATCTTTGGCCACTGCCTCGGCGTCCATGGAGGGGGTTTCCTCTTCTTTGGGGGCGACAGGGTGCCCTCTGCCGGCGTAACCTGGGTTCCAATGGCTCAGAATGTCGG GAGCCACTACTCACCTGGCGCAGCAACACTGAACCTCAATGTACAACTGGAATACCCG GTGGGAGTGACTCTCGAGGGTTCATCACTTACCAAGGTGGACGATGATGCGCTGGCTGAATGCTGGGAAGAAAACGAGCCAATTCAATTTGTTGACGACGTCAAGAGTAAATTCAAGCCACTTGAACTTACTTTTGGCCATGGGGCTAACCAGGCCACCATGGAGATCCCTCCTGAAAACTATATCGTTGTCACG AAAACCGGGAAAGTGTGCCTGGGCATCCTCAATGGATCACAGATTGGTCTGGATCGACTGAACCTAATTGGAG GTAATACAATGCAGAATTATATCATGATATACGATAACGAGAGAGCACGGATCGGATGGGCCCGTGCGTCATGCTATGAAATGCCAGGTCTCGAACCTCTCATCGGGTCGCGTCTCTGA
- the LOC123099677 gene encoding uncharacterized protein: MILKVIETSGSMCRRLQFYHYLIFGRDLRWCPTFSNLKTLFLNDWCVAIDFRALLCILEHSLVLEKLTLQLCKRQEFITVLAGNCYPLEKLPAISEHLNAVEIRCRDIDGRVCRILKFLSRFVSVTQINIKLTAQLSTCFSFETWLSPSLANGDDYS, encoded by the exons atgatattgaaggtaatagagacatctgggtcgatgtgcagacgcctccagttctaccattat CTTATTTTTGGAAGAGATTTGAGGTGGTGTCCTACATTTAGTAACTTGAAGACATTGTTCCTGAATGACTGGTGTGTGGCTATTGACTTCCGTGCACTACTTTGCATTCTCGAGCATTCACTAGTTCTTGAGAAGCTCACTCTTCAACTATGTAAG AGACAGGAATTTATAACTGTGCTGGCAGGTAACTGCTATCCACTGGAAAAATTACCTGCAATATCCGAACACCTTAATGCTGTGGAAATCAGATGTAGAGATATTGATGGGAGGGTTTGCAGGATTTTAAAATTCTTGAGTCGATTTGTCAGTGTCACGCAGATTAACATCAAACTGACTGCGCAACTGTCCACAT GCTTCAGTTTCGAAACATGGCTCTCGCCCTCCCTGGCAAATGGTGATGATTATTCATGA
- the LOC123096323 gene encoding uncharacterized protein isoform X2, translating to MSSTDSSSETSDSDSSDLRPATSVGARRLFDRMPPGIDCIGALPDGILHHILSFLPAQEAVRTCVLAQRWRHLWKCTTGLRIVGNKGPFWRWLNGLLFVSRCLRTLVLSGVGLQGTTLDFSSCPALEDLTIGFSVINVGKISSLSLKCLSIFRCRSYLDDRVRVSAPCVVSLKLLGFSDICQKYSQSGVYCGAKHDACTNCHANNDGSRNCVVLGAISNAKHLELISSFGTVIFTRDLKWCPTFDKLKNLILNDYWCMGPSFDALSCILKHSPVLEKLSLHLFKGLRANVKMKGSYSSMERSSVISEHLKVVDVKCSVVDENVVEVLKFLCTLNIRFCFV from the exons ATGAGCTCGACGGACTCCTCCTCGGAGACATCAGACTCGGACTCATCGGACCTCCGGCCGGCGACCAG CGTCGGCGCCCGCCGCCTGTTCGACCGAATGCCTCCGGGGATCGACTGCATCGGCGCCCTCCCGGACGGGATCCTCCACCACATCCTGTCCTTCCTCCCGGCGCAGGAGGCGGTGCGGACGTGCGTGCTCGCCCAGCGCTGGCGCCACCTCTGGAAGTGCACCACTGGCCTGCGCATCGTCGGCAATAAGGGTCCTTTCTGGCGTTGGCTAAATGGCCTGCTCTTTGTCTCTCGGTGTCTGAGGACATTGGTCCTTTCTGGTGTTGGCTTACAAGGAACTACTCTTGATTTTTCTAGCTGCCCAGCATTGGAGGATCTCACGATTGGTTTCTCTGTCATCAATGTTGGCAAGATATCGTCCCTGTCCCTGAAGTGTTTGAGTATCTTTCGTTGCCGATCCTATCTGGATGACCGGGTCCGAGTTTCTGCTCCATGCGTTGTATCACTGAAACTATTGGGGTTTTCAG ATATCTGTCAGAAATATAGCCAATCTGGGGTGTACTGTGGCGCTAAACATGATGCATGTACGAACTGTCATGCAAATAATGATGGCAGCAGAAATTGTGTGGTTCTCGGTGCTATCTCTAATGCTAAGCATTTGGAGTTGATATCTTCGTTTGGAACG GTTATTTTTACAAGGGATTTGAAATGGTGCCCTACATTCGACAAACTAAAGAATCTAATACTCAATGACTACTGGTGCATGGGCCCTAGCTTTGATGCTCTAAGTTGCATTCTCAAACACTCGCCCGTTCTAGAGAAGCTCAGTCTTCATCTTTTCAAG GGACTAAGAGCTAATGTTAAAATGAAAGGAAGCTACAGTTCAATGGAGAGATCTTCTGTGATATCTGAACACCTAAAGGTAGTCGATGTCAAGTGTTCTGTTGTTGATGAGAACGTTGTCGAAGTTCTGAAGTTCCTGTGTACACTTAACATAC GATTCTGTTTCGTGTAA
- the LOC123096322 gene encoding aspartic proteinase Asp1 isoform X1: MSSSSTTMAAIWALAIIHLLLLLPLLRSSIVFELHGDVYPTGLFYVTMNIGEPAKPYNLDVDTGSPLTWLECDAPLQSTHKGPHEAYRPTPTNVVPCDDERCVAVHRDLGLAHDCTRNPDQCDYVFGYKDGESSLGVLLADQFSLPTNNENRPNLAFGCGYDQEGGQEAGKKLVEADGVLGIGRGTGDLVSQLKQQGIITDNIFGHCLGVHGGGFLFFGGDRVPSAGVTWVPMAQNVGSHYSPGAATLNLNVQLEYPVSMEPMTTMFDSGSTYTYVHKDTYGRLISAVGVTLEGSSLTKVDDDALAECWEENEPIQFVDDVKSKFKPLELTFGHGANQATMEIPPENYIVVTKTGKVCLGILNGSQIGLDRLNLIGGNTMQNYIMIYDNERARIGWARASCYEMPGLEPLIGSRL, encoded by the exons ATGTCTTCTTCCTCCACCACCATGGCTGCCATATGGGCTCTGGCCATTATCCACCTCCTTCTATTGCTCCCACTCCTGCGGTCCTCCATTGTGTTCGAGCTCCACGGCGACGTCTATCCTACTGG CCTCTTCTACGTTACCATGAACATTGGGGAACCCGCGAAGCCCTACAACCTTGACGTCGACACGGGCAGCCCCCTCACGTGGCTGGAGTGTGACGCCCCCCTCCAGAGCACTCACAAG GGGCCACACGAAGCGTACAGACCAACACCGACCAACGTGGTGCCATGTGATGATGAGCGCTGCGTGGCGGTGCACAGGGACCTCGGCCTCGCGCACGACTGCACTCGGAACCCAGACCAATGCGACTATGTGTTTGGTTACAAGGACGGCGAGTCATCCTTGGGCGTGCTCTTGGCCGACCAGTTCTCCCTCCCCACCAACAATGAGAACCGACCCAACCTTGCTTTCGG CTGTGGGTACGACCAGGAAGGTGGGCAAGAGGCAGGCAAGAAGCTGGTGGAGGCGGATGGCGTCCTCGGGATCGGCAGGGGGACGGGTGACCTCGTCTCCCAGCTAAAGCAACAAGGCATAATCACTGACAATATCTTTGGCCACTGCCTCGGCGTCCATGGAGGGGGTTTCCTCTTCTTTGGGGGCGACAGGGTGCCCTCTGCCGGCGTAACCTGGGTTCCAATGGCTCAGAATGTCGG GAGCCACTACTCACCTGGCGCAGCAACACTGAACCTCAATGTACAACTGGAATACCCGGTAAGCATGGAGCCAATGACCACCATGTTTGACAGCGGGAGCACCTACACCTATGTGCATAAGGACACATATGGTCGCCTTATTTCAGCG GTGGGAGTGACTCTCGAGGGTTCATCACTTACCAAGGTGGACGATGATGCGCTGGCTGAATGCTGGGAAGAAAACGAGCCAATTCAATTTGTTGACGACGTCAAGAGTAAATTCAAGCCACTTGAACTTACTTTTGGCCATGGGGCTAACCAGGCCACCATGGAGATCCCTCCTGAAAACTATATCGTTGTCACG AAAACCGGGAAAGTGTGCCTGGGCATCCTCAATGGATCACAGATTGGTCTGGATCGACTGAACCTAATTGGAG GTAATACAATGCAGAATTATATCATGATATACGATAACGAGAGAGCACGGATCGGATGGGCCCGTGCGTCATGCTATGAAATGCCAGGTCTCGAACCTCTCATCGGGTCGCGTCTCTGA